A window from Pseudomonas alloputida encodes these proteins:
- a CDS encoding MerR family transcriptional regulator: protein MNEQGRKPVIDASFEQQELFPIREVSRLTGVNAVTLRAWERRYGLIQPIRTDSGHRLYSLADIDEIRRILGWLERGVAVSKVSSILARDNALSGQAGGAVDACLRWQNQIRLAVQHFDVASLNRLYDEVFAASTLDQVFADVFMPVWHDMVVRQGGYGQASEWLFYDQFLRGRVFARLQLARVPCSRTVLLAPLPGQCHELELLVTSLILGSDETRVIPLANGQPLQELALVCERLKPDALVLFSHQSPTAELARHFKRLASMLECPLLLAGEAAEAVQDSLAGSPVACLGAQGSVMRQRLRQFLARQLDT from the coding sequence ATGAACGAGCAGGGACGTAAACCGGTGATCGATGCGAGTTTCGAGCAGCAGGAGCTGTTTCCGATTCGTGAAGTGTCACGCTTGACCGGTGTCAACGCCGTGACCCTTCGCGCCTGGGAACGCCGTTATGGGCTGATACAGCCCATCCGTACCGACAGTGGTCACCGCCTGTATTCCCTGGCTGATATCGATGAAATCCGCCGTATCCTCGGGTGGCTGGAGCGCGGCGTGGCGGTCAGCAAGGTGAGCAGCATTCTCGCTCGCGACAATGCGCTCTCCGGGCAGGCTGGCGGCGCGGTGGACGCCTGCCTGCGCTGGCAAAACCAGATTCGCCTGGCGGTACAGCACTTCGATGTGGCGAGCCTGAATCGCCTCTATGACGAGGTGTTCGCGGCCAGCACCCTGGACCAGGTTTTCGCCGATGTGTTCATGCCGGTTTGGCATGACATGGTCGTTCGGCAAGGCGGCTATGGGCAGGCCAGCGAATGGCTGTTCTATGACCAGTTCCTGCGCGGTCGGGTTTTCGCCCGCTTGCAGCTGGCCCGTGTGCCGTGTAGCCGCACCGTGCTATTGGCGCCATTGCCGGGGCAGTGCCATGAGCTTGAGTTGCTGGTAACCAGCCTGATCCTGGGCAGCGACGAAACACGCGTGATCCCGCTGGCGAACGGGCAGCCGCTGCAGGAGCTTGCGCTGGTCTGCGAACGGCTGAAGCCGGACGCCCTGGTGCTGTTTTCCCATCAGTCGCCCACAGCAGAACTCGCCAGGCACTTCAAGCGCCTGGCGTCGATGCTGGAATGCCCGTTGTTACTGGCTGGTGAAGCAGCGGAAGCGGTACAGGACAGCCTGGCTGGCAGCCCTGTAGCCTGCCTGGGCGCGCAGGGCAGTGTGATGCGCCAGCGCTTGCGGCAGTTTCTGGCCCGTCAGCTCGATACTTGA
- a CDS encoding antibiotic biosynthesis monooxygenase, whose product MSTPPVTLMVSRRAAHGRYQDLLAWLHEGEQLATDFPGYLGSGILAPPRDGDEFQIIFRFSDEPTLHAWEHSASRRAWLQRGNGLFERPKEARVSGIDDWFGTNTVQKPPRWKQAVAIWLAFFPVSLAFNLLFGHWLTALDLVPRVLLSTLALTPVMVYLFIPLSTRLLASWLHASPATAGALRSR is encoded by the coding sequence ATGTCTACCCCACCCGTCACCCTCATGGTGTCGCGTCGCGCCGCCCATGGCCGCTACCAGGACCTGCTGGCCTGGCTGCACGAAGGCGAACAGCTGGCCACCGACTTCCCTGGCTACCTCGGCTCGGGCATCCTTGCCCCGCCCCGGGATGGCGACGAATTTCAGATCATCTTCCGCTTCAGCGACGAGCCGACGCTGCATGCCTGGGAGCACTCCGCCTCTCGCCGCGCATGGTTACAACGCGGCAACGGCCTGTTCGAACGCCCCAAAGAGGCGCGCGTAAGCGGTATCGACGACTGGTTCGGCACCAACACGGTGCAGAAACCGCCACGCTGGAAGCAGGCCGTGGCCATCTGGCTGGCGTTTTTCCCAGTTTCGCTGGCCTTCAACCTGCTGTTCGGCCATTGGTTGACGGCACTCGACCTCGTGCCTCGGGTACTGCTCAGCACCCTGGCCCTGACGCCGGTGATGGTGTACCTGTTCATCCCGCTGTCCACCCGCCTGCTGGCCAGTTGGCTGCATGCCTCCCCGGCCACTGCCGGCGCCTTGCGCAGCCGCTGA
- the folM gene encoding dihydromonapterin reductase — translation MLGGNQRTDKLTTPNMNSPILVTGASQRVGLALALELAQAGHTVVSASRSIQPQAAHPNIVQFQADLCQAGDRQALIDHLHDRYDGLRAIIHNASLWLDDGLDNLETMFRLHVEAPYHLNLALGDLLAKVEKADIIHICDETSSRGSKSHIGYAATKAALQNMVLSFAEKYAPKVRVNGILPGLLILKEGGDDAYRQQTLKKALLEFEPGAGPLIETVKYLLASQYSTGSQVVINGGRHLKNRMT, via the coding sequence ATGCTGGGTGGCAACCAAAGGACAGACAAGTTGACCACCCCGAACATGAACAGCCCCATTCTCGTTACCGGAGCCAGCCAGCGCGTCGGGCTGGCCCTGGCCCTCGAACTGGCACAGGCCGGCCATACGGTGGTCAGTGCCAGCCGCAGCATCCAGCCGCAGGCAGCCCACCCCAACATCGTGCAGTTTCAGGCCGACCTGTGCCAGGCGGGCGACCGCCAGGCGCTGATCGATCACCTGCACGATCGTTATGACGGACTACGCGCCATCATCCACAACGCCTCGCTATGGCTCGACGACGGCCTCGACAACCTCGAGACCATGTTCCGCCTGCACGTCGAAGCGCCCTACCACCTCAACCTGGCCCTGGGCGACCTGCTGGCCAAGGTGGAAAAGGCCGACATCATCCACATCTGCGACGAAACCTCCTCGCGCGGCAGTAAAAGCCACATCGGCTACGCCGCCACCAAGGCCGCGCTGCAGAACATGGTGCTGTCATTCGCCGAAAAATATGCGCCCAAGGTGCGTGTGAACGGTATCCTGCCCGGGCTGCTGATCCTCAAGGAAGGGGGTGACGACGCCTACCGCCAGCAAACCCTGAAAAAGGCCTTGCTGGAGTTCGAACCCGGCGCCGGCCCGCTGATCGAGACCGTCAAGTACCTGCTCGCCAGCCAGTACAGCACCGGCAGCCAGGTGGTCATCAACGGTGGCCGCCACCTGAAGAACCGCATGACTTGA
- a CDS encoding DUF1244 domain-containing protein — translation MTPQQQLELEAAAFRRLVEHLQKRTDVQNIDLMNLSGFCRNCLSKWYKAAADERQLDLSLDDAREAVYGMPYAEWKAQYQKEASAEQQAAFEKGKPRD, via the coding sequence ATGACCCCACAGCAACAGCTCGAGCTCGAGGCCGCCGCGTTCCGGCGCCTGGTCGAACACCTGCAAAAGCGCACCGATGTACAGAACATCGACCTGATGAACCTGTCCGGTTTCTGCCGCAACTGCCTGTCCAAGTGGTACAAGGCCGCCGCTGACGAGCGTCAGCTGGACCTGAGCCTGGATGATGCCCGCGAAGCGGTGTACGGCATGCCATACGCCGAGTGGAAAGCCCAATACCAGAAAGAAGCCAGCGCCGAACAACAAGCGGCGTTCGAAAAAGGAAAACCTCGTGACTGA
- a CDS encoding HopJ type III effector protein translates to MTDLNTLRASLASGQHVFADTLAFIADNYSYQPQAFNNGGVENAAGQNEGSCKTLGLALLEGLSDQEALLAFGEHYRDVLATPEGSDHGNIRALIKHGLAGVKFAAQPLARKA, encoded by the coding sequence GTGACTGACCTGAATACCCTGCGCGCAAGCCTGGCCAGCGGCCAACATGTATTTGCCGATACCTTGGCGTTCATTGCCGACAACTACAGCTACCAGCCGCAGGCCTTCAACAACGGCGGCGTGGAGAATGCGGCAGGGCAGAACGAAGGTTCGTGCAAAACCCTGGGCCTGGCCTTGCTTGAAGGGCTGAGCGACCAGGAAGCGCTGCTGGCCTTCGGCGAGCACTACCGTGATGTGTTGGCCACGCCTGAGGGTAGCGACCATGGCAACATCCGTGCACTGATCAAACACGGTCTGGCGGGCGTGAAGTTTGCTGCGCAGCCGCTTGCGCGCAAGGCTTGA
- a CDS encoding alpha/beta hydrolase family protein: MSSLIQPATPFRHPAADGYSLGGFCWRHAQPDPQRPLVIINAATSVRCRYYARFADYLFAHGCDVLTYDYRGIGESRPASLRGFQASWSDWGRLDFEAMLAHAAAHFPGQPVDVVGHSFGGCAVGLAPSAGQIRRVVMVGAQFAYWRDYAANQRWQLFGKWHVVMPLLTRVFGYFPGKRLGWLEDTPSGVVHDWTTRTPRYEHRPSGRALAALPFAQVRATTLAISLTDDPFGTVAATERLLGYLQGAERKHLRIAPVDISAEEIGHFAFFHDRFRESLWPVALQWLRQGRLEGGGPGTIMD, encoded by the coding sequence ATGAGTAGCCTCATCCAACCCGCTACCCCATTTCGCCACCCCGCGGCCGACGGATACAGCCTCGGCGGCTTCTGCTGGCGCCACGCCCAACCTGATCCCCAGCGCCCGCTGGTGATCATCAACGCTGCCACTTCGGTACGCTGCCGCTATTACGCCCGCTTTGCCGACTACCTGTTCGCCCACGGCTGCGATGTGCTGACCTACGACTACCGTGGCATCGGCGAATCCCGGCCGGCTTCGCTGCGTGGTTTCCAGGCCTCCTGGAGCGACTGGGGCCGATTGGATTTCGAAGCCATGCTGGCGCACGCGGCAGCGCATTTTCCAGGTCAGCCGGTGGACGTGGTGGGGCACAGTTTCGGCGGTTGTGCAGTAGGCCTGGCACCATCGGCTGGCCAGATCCGTCGGGTCGTGATGGTTGGCGCGCAGTTCGCCTACTGGCGCGACTATGCGGCCAACCAGCGCTGGCAGCTGTTCGGCAAGTGGCATGTGGTCATGCCGCTGCTGACCCGGGTATTCGGCTATTTTCCCGGCAAGCGCCTGGGGTGGCTGGAAGACACGCCATCCGGCGTGGTGCACGACTGGACCACGCGTACCCCACGTTATGAGCACCGCCCCAGCGGGCGGGCGTTGGCGGCGCTACCTTTCGCCCAGGTGCGTGCGACGACGTTGGCCATCAGTCTGACTGACGATCCTTTCGGGACCGTGGCGGCGACCGAGCGTTTGTTGGGTTATCTACAGGGTGCCGAGCGAAAGCACCTGCGCATTGCACCTGTGGATATCTCGGCCGAGGAAATTGGCCATTTCGCGTTTTTCCATGACCGGTTTCGCGAAAGCCTGTGGCCGGTGGCCTTGCAGTGGTTGCGGCAGGGGAGGCTGGAAGGCGGGGGGCCTGGCACCATCATGGATTGA
- the fabV gene encoding enoyl-ACP reductase FabV yields the protein MAIIHPKVRGFICTTTHPKGCELNVRDQIEATRKLGVREDGPKKVLVIGASSGYGLAARITAAFGFKADTLGVFFEKPGTETKAGTAGWYNAAAFDKFAKAEGLYSKSINGDAFSDEARAKVIELIKNEMGGKVDLVIYSLASPVRKLPQTGEVIRSALKPIGQPYKSTAIDTNKDTIIEASIEPATEQEIADTVTVMGGQDWQLWIDALAGANVLAEGARTVAFSYIGSDITWPIYWHGALGQAKQDLDETALRLNQKLAGEVKGGANVAVLKSVVTQASSAIPVMPLYLSMVFKIMQEKGVHEGTQDQLDRMYRDRMYRTDGAPAEVDEKGRLRLDDWELRDDVQNACKALWPQVTTENLFELTDYAGYKKQFLNLFGFERADVDYDKDVATDVKFDCVEL from the coding sequence TTGGCCATCATTCATCCTAAGGTTCGCGGTTTCATCTGCACCACGACTCACCCGAAGGGCTGCGAGCTCAACGTCCGTGACCAGATCGAAGCCACCCGCAAGCTGGGCGTACGCGAGGATGGCCCGAAGAAGGTCCTGGTCATCGGTGCTTCCAGCGGCTACGGCCTGGCTGCCCGCATCACGGCGGCCTTCGGCTTCAAGGCCGACACCCTGGGCGTGTTCTTCGAAAAACCAGGCACCGAGACCAAGGCCGGCACTGCTGGCTGGTACAACGCTGCAGCCTTCGACAAGTTCGCCAAGGCCGAGGGCCTGTACAGCAAGTCGATCAACGGTGACGCCTTCTCCGACGAAGCTCGCGCCAAGGTCATCGAGCTGATCAAGAACGAAATGGGTGGCAAGGTCGACCTGGTCATCTACTCGCTGGCTTCGCCCGTGCGCAAGCTGCCGCAGACCGGTGAAGTGATTCGCTCGGCACTCAAGCCGATCGGCCAGCCATACAAGTCGACCGCCATCGACACCAACAAGGACACCATCATCGAGGCCAGCATCGAGCCGGCCACCGAGCAGGAAATTGCCGATACCGTCACCGTCATGGGTGGCCAGGACTGGCAGCTGTGGATCGATGCGCTGGCTGGCGCCAATGTACTGGCCGAAGGCGCTCGCACCGTGGCCTTCAGCTATATCGGCAGCGATATCACCTGGCCGATCTACTGGCACGGTGCACTGGGCCAGGCCAAGCAGGACCTGGACGAAACCGCCCTGCGTCTGAACCAGAAGCTGGCCGGTGAAGTGAAAGGCGGCGCCAATGTGGCGGTGCTCAAGTCGGTGGTTACCCAGGCCAGCTCGGCCATCCCGGTGATGCCACTGTACCTGTCGATGGTCTTCAAGATCATGCAGGAGAAAGGTGTTCACGAAGGCACCCAGGACCAGCTCGACCGCATGTACCGCGACCGTATGTACCGCACCGACGGTGCGCCGGCAGAGGTCGACGAGAAGGGGCGCCTGCGCCTGGACGACTGGGAACTGCGTGACGACGTGCAAAACGCCTGCAAGGCCCTGTGGCCACAGGTGACCACCGAGAACCTGTTCGAGCTGACTGACTACGCCGGTTACAAGAAGCAGTTCCTCAACCTGTTCGGCTTCGAGCGCGCTGACGTTGACTACGACAAAGACGTGGCCACCGATGTGAAGTTCGACTGCGTCGAGCTGTAA
- a CDS encoding acetyl-CoA C-acetyltransferase, which produces MNDVVIVAATRTAIGSFQGALATVPAVDLGAAVIKQLLKQTGLDPAQVDEVILGQVLTAGAGQNPARQAAIKAGLPFSVPALTLNKICGSGLKALHLAAQAIRCGDAEVVIAGGQENMSLAPYVMPSARTGQRMGHGQLIDSMITDGLWDAFNDYHMGITAENLVDKYGLSREQQDAFAAESQRKAVAAIEAGRFDAEITPIVLPQKKGEPKVFARDEQPRPDTTAESLAKLRPAFKKDGSVTAGNASSLNDGAAAVLLMSAAKAEALGLPVLAKIAAYASAGVDPAIMGIGPVSATQRCLDKAGWQLAELDLIEANEAFAAQALAVGNALAWDAARVNVNGGAIALGHPIGASGCRVLVTLLHEMIKRDVKKGLATLCIGGGQGVALAIER; this is translated from the coding sequence ATGAACGACGTGGTGATCGTCGCCGCAACCCGTACCGCCATCGGCAGCTTCCAGGGCGCCTTGGCCACAGTGCCTGCGGTTGACCTCGGCGCCGCCGTGATCAAGCAACTGCTGAAACAAACCGGGCTGGACCCGGCGCAGGTCGACGAAGTCATCCTCGGCCAAGTGCTCACTGCCGGTGCCGGTCAGAACCCGGCACGCCAGGCAGCGATCAAGGCTGGCCTACCCTTCAGCGTACCGGCCCTGACCCTGAACAAGATCTGCGGCTCGGGCCTCAAGGCCCTGCACCTTGCCGCCCAGGCGATCCGCTGTGGCGATGCCGAGGTGGTGATTGCCGGTGGCCAGGAGAACATGAGCCTTGCCCCCTACGTGATGCCCTCGGCCCGCACCGGCCAGCGCATGGGCCATGGCCAACTGATCGATAGCATGATCACGGACGGCCTGTGGGATGCCTTCAATGACTACCACATGGGCATCACTGCCGAAAACCTGGTGGACAAGTACGGCCTCAGCCGTGAGCAGCAGGATGCCTTTGCTGCCGAATCGCAGCGCAAGGCAGTGGCAGCGATCGAGGCCGGCCGTTTCGACGCTGAAATCACCCCCATCGTGCTGCCGCAGAAAAAGGGCGAGCCCAAGGTTTTTGCCCGTGACGAGCAACCACGCCCGGACACCACCGCCGAGTCCCTGGCCAAACTGCGCCCGGCCTTCAAGAAGGACGGCAGCGTCACCGCAGGCAATGCCTCCAGCCTGAACGACGGCGCCGCCGCCGTGCTTTTGATGAGCGCAGCGAAGGCCGAGGCGTTGGGCCTGCCGGTGCTGGCGAAGATCGCCGCCTACGCCAGTGCCGGGGTAGACCCCGCGATCATGGGCATTGGTCCGGTTTCGGCGACCCAGCGTTGCCTGGACAAGGCCGGTTGGCAACTGGCCGAACTGGACCTGATCGAAGCCAACGAAGCCTTTGCCGCCCAGGCGCTGGCCGTGGGCAATGCGCTGGCATGGGATGCCGCGCGGGTTAACGTCAATGGAGGAGCGATTGCCCTGGGCCACCCGATTGGTGCTTCCGGGTGCAGGGTGCTGGTGACCCTGTTGCACGAGATGATCAAACGGGATGTCAAGAAAGGCCTGGCGACCTTGTGCATTGGTGGTGGACAAGGGGTGGCGCTGGCCATCGAGCGCTGA
- a CDS encoding 5-methyltetrahydropteroyltriglutamate--homocysteine methyltransferase: MALAHNLGFPHIGRDRELRARHWQVQKDAGIELLPVGDFAWDSHVLSAGDQPFVLNWEPLFEEVEHAKALGHAVKPVVIGPLTYLWQGQTLGGDFDKLELLDRLLPVYDQLLNRLAALGVEWVQIDEPILAQALPQDWKNAYERVYNILQRAPLKKLIATYFGGLEGNLGLAANLPVDGLHVDLVQAPEQYQTILDRLPAYKVLSLGLVDGRNASPCDLGKTLGLLHEAHERLGERLWLAPACSLLEIPVELAVQKCQEVAVLAASLEQDRVAA, from the coding sequence ATGGCACTGGCACATAACCTGGGCTTTCCACACATCGGCCGTGACCGCGAGCTGCGTGCCCGCCACTGGCAGGTGCAGAAAGACGCTGGCATCGAGCTGCTGCCGGTCGGCGACTTCGCCTGGGACAGCCACGTGCTTAGCGCAGGCGATCAGCCGTTCGTTCTGAACTGGGAACCACTGTTCGAAGAAGTGGAGCACGCCAAGGCTCTGGGTCATGCAGTGAAGCCGGTAGTGATCGGCCCTTTGACCTACCTGTGGCAGGGCCAGACCCTGGGCGGTGACTTCGACAAGCTGGAGCTGCTTGACCGCCTGCTGCCTGTGTATGACCAGCTCCTCAACCGCCTGGCCGCCCTGGGCGTTGAATGGGTGCAGATCGATGAACCCATCCTCGCCCAGGCGCTGCCCCAGGACTGGAAAAACGCCTATGAACGCGTCTACAACATCCTTCAACGCGCACCGTTGAAGAAGCTGATCGCCACGTACTTCGGTGGCCTGGAAGGCAACCTCGGCCTGGCCGCCAACCTGCCGGTTGATGGCCTGCACGTCGATCTGGTTCAGGCGCCCGAGCAGTACCAGACCATTCTCGATCGCCTGCCGGCCTACAAGGTACTGTCGCTGGGCCTGGTCGACGGTCGCAACGCCTCGCCTTGTGATTTGGGCAAGACCCTGGGGCTGCTGCACGAAGCCCATGAACGCCTGGGTGAGCGGCTGTGGTTGGCGCCGGCTTGTTCGTTGCTGGAGATTCCAGTGGAACTGGCCGTGCAGAAGTGCCAGGAAGTGGCGGTGCTGGCCGCGTCGCTGGAGCAGGACCGAGTCGCGGCTTGA